The Sphingobium amiense genomic interval GGCATGGCGGCGAGGCGCGTTAGCGCCGCCTCGCAGCGCCGTAACAGGGTGCTGAAACTCTCCGCCCCTTCCCCGTCGCAGTAGTCAGGATCGGCCTCGCGCCAATAGCGTTCTAGGTGCGGCATCCGTTCGGCGCTGCGCGTGCCGTTCCAGCGCGCAGGTTGCAAATAGGTGAACTCTTCGATCGGCCACACTTCCACCGGCACGCCTGGAAAGCGCGCGATCGTCGGCGCGGCCGTCTGCCGGGTGCGGGTATAGGGCGAGGTGACGATGAGCGCGGGCGCTTGCGTCCAGCTCGCCGCGACCGCGCGCGCCTGTTCGTGGCCGCGCTCCGTCAGCGCGATCGTCGCGAGATCGTGGCAGGGCACGCCGGCGTTGCCGGTGTTTTCGCCGTGGCGGATGAAGATCGCTCTCATGTCCGGTTAGGCGGCCCGGTATAGCCCATTGCTGGCTTCCCAGCCCCGGCACGCCAGCAAGATTGGTTTCGGCACCTTCTTTTCGCCGTTGGAGTAGTAGGCGACCATGCGGCGCGAGACGCCAAGCGCATCGGCCGCCTTCGACAGCGACAGCGCATGGCGCAGCCGCCATTCGAGGAAGGCGCGCACATCGCCATGCCCGGTTGCCGACAGCGTTTCGAGCCACAGCATGTCCGCGCCCAGCTCCGCACCCGAAGGCCAGGCCAGGCTATGACCCCAATCGCCCACTTCGACCTTGGCGAACTCGCCCGGATCGCGCAGCGCGGCAAAGGCGCGATCGGCGAGGACCGCGCCAAGATCGAGATCAGCCGCCGTCCCTTCCGACCAGGACAGATGCAGCGATGACGGCCCGGTCGCGCGCACGGCGGTAATGGTGCGGGCCTTGTCGGTGATGTTCATCCGTTCAACTCCTGCCACGTCTGCATGAGCAAAGCCTGATTAGGCCGCGCCCATTCCAATGCGTCCTTCAAGACCGCCGCCGACACGGTGCCCACGATCACGTCAAACGATGCAATCGCCACCGAGCAGCGGAAATCCGGGCCTTCGATGTGGAAATGCGGCACGCCATGATCGCGGCCATAGACGGCAATTTTCCAGCGGGGACCGCGAAACATCGTGACCATGCTTCAATGTAGTGCAAAGGTTGCACTAGTGCAAGGCTGATAGCCAAAATGATCTAAGCGCCTGGCGCTGGCACCGTGGCCCTACTCGTTGCGCTCCCCAAGCCCGCAAGCGGTCCTGGCCCAAGGTTCCGGCCCACATGGCGGGCGAGATCGCGTGCGCGGATCTCGCGGCACCCTCGCCGATTACCGGCGATGTAGGCGATCGGGCGTCCAGCCTTCAATTCGTCGCCGGGTTCCGGCGGCCGATCAGGCACCTTGTCGAGAATGCGGTCGAGATCACCCACCGCACGACCTTTGGAGCGCCGCGCGAAAAACTCGGCCGCCGTTTCGGGTCGATCAATCGTCATCATGGAGATCAGACATAAGCGCCTCAACGCTGGTGAAGCGCACGCCCTTGCCAGCTTCCAGTTCTTCGATCGCATCGCGCGTAGCAGCGCGGCCCATCAACTCGGCCTCCAACTTCGCCTTATGGGCCTCATTACGCGCGCGGCGCTCGGGACTCCAATCTTTCATAAGATCGGAAAAGGGGCGATGGCCGGCCATTCTATCAATCCTTCTAGGTGAGAATCTGGATGCCG includes:
- a CDS encoding histidine phosphatase family protein; this encodes MRAIFIRHGENTGNAGVPCHDLATIALTERGHEQARAVAASWTQAPALIVTSPYTRTRQTAAPTIARFPGVPVEVWPIEEFTYLQPARWNGTRSAERMPHLERYWREADPDYCDGEGAESFSTLLRRCEAALTRLAAMPAGSLAYVFGHGQFIQAARAIVADAHLDDRAKMRAFWRKGEPPAIGNAQRVGFHWQGDRWTCAPALAA
- a CDS encoding DUF2442 domain-containing protein, which translates into the protein MNITDKARTITAVRATGPSSLHLSWSEGTAADLDLGAVLADRAFAALRDPGEFAKVEVGDWGHSLAWPSGAELGADMLWLETLSATGHGDVRAFLEWRLRHALSLSKAADALGVSRRMVAYYSNGEKKVPKPILLACRGWEASNGLYRAA
- a CDS encoding DUF4160 domain-containing protein, which encodes MVTMFRGPRWKIAVYGRDHGVPHFHIEGPDFRCSVAIASFDVIVGTVSAAVLKDALEWARPNQALLMQTWQELNG